Genomic DNA from uncultured Erythrobacter sp.:
GGGGCTGACTGGCTCGTCTTCATCGTCGTCGTCATCGGCAATGATGATGATACCAGCGATCACGGCTGCTGCCGCGAGGATCGCGATCAAGATGCCGTTACCTTCGAGGCTTTCACCCTCGATAGGCGCGGATGAACGGTCGAGGGTTGCCTGTGCAACGACCGGAGCCGTAACGAGAGAGATGGCTGCCGTTGCCAAGGCAGCGCTACGCAGTTTCATAGTGAGTCTCCATGTTTGAGATCTTCTTATGGTCGCTCTGCGCAGAATAAGTCGGATGAGACGTTGTGACAACCGATAGGCCAAGCGGCAGGCGGGGCCCAGCTTTGCCTCAAACCGCTTCGTCTCAATACTCTAAATTGTAACAGAATTTCGAGGCTGCCGAATCGGTGCAAAACGAATCGCCATAAAAAAAGGGGCCCCGCTAGGAGCCCCTTTGGAATTCTATGTCTGTCGGCCTTATGGGCTGACTGCGTCGTCATCGTCGCCGTCTGCAGCGATGATGATGCCGGCGATGATGGCAGCAGCTGCCAGGATCGCGATGATGATGCCCGAACCACCTTCGAGGCTTTCACCTTCGACAGGTGCCGAAGAGCGATCGAATGAGGCTTCTGCGACAGCAGGAGCAGCAGCAAGCGAGAGGGCTGCGGTTGCCAGGGCAACGTTACGCAATTTCATTTTAGTCTCCTAATTGAGCTCTTTTTTAACCGTGTTGCCGTGATGAATAGGGCACAGAGGTTGTTCTGACAACCCCAAACTTTGCATACCAATCGATCAAAGCGCGATATCGAACCGTTTCAAATCAATACTTTACGAGAACTGTGTCCATTATGCATCGATTTGGAGACACCTCGATCCTGCCAAAAATGTGCACATGCACAATATCAAGCATGGTGATTCACAAACGACTCAGTGGAAGCAACCCTTCGTTCTTTTCTTGCCTCTGACGTAATTCCATGACTGAATTATGAAAATTTCTGTCACGGATAGCGACCGAGCAACACTACGTAGCCAGCCTTAACCGCCGAGTAACGGGTTTCACTTCGCCTGCGGGACGCTCAGTTGGCGAGAACCCGCTCGCCTCCCACCCACACTTCGTGGATGCGCGTTTCGCGAATATCGCTCGGTGACGCGAGCATTGGATCGCGGTCCACGAGAAGGAAGTCCGCTCGCTCGCCCGGAACCAGACGTCCGAATCGACCATCAGCAAAGCCTGCGAAGGCGGCATCGGCAGTGAATGCCTTGAGTGCCTGCTCGCGGCTCACGGTCTCTTGTGCGCGCCAGCCCCCGAATGGCTGACCGTTCTCGTCTGTCCGGCTGATCGCGACCGCAATCCCGGCAAACACATCGGCGGGCTCGACCGGAGCGTCAGAACCAAATGCCAGCATGCCGCCGGCTTCGAGCACACTGCGCCACGCATAGGCCCCACCAAGCCTATCCGGCCCTAGCCGCGCCTCCGCCATCGTCCGGTCAGAGGTCTGGTGCAGAGGCTGCATCGAGGCGATGACGCCATGCTTGCCGAACCGCTCCAGCTCAGTGGGGTCGACGATCTGCGCGTGTTCGATCCGCCAACGCCGATCGCCTGTATAGGTGTCCGACAATTCCTCAATTGCCATGAGCACATCGGAGTTGGCCGCGTCACCGATCGCGTGAATCGCCGTCTGGAAATTCTCGAGCGCGGCGCGGCTCATCAGGTTGCGCAATTGCGCGGGCCTGAGCAGCGGAAGACCGCTCGTGCTGGGTTCATCCTCATAGGGTTGCTTGAGCGTCGCCCCGCGTGAACCCAACGCGCCGTCGAGATACAGTTTGATCCCATTGAGCCGTAGCTTGTCGTCATACAGCCACGGCGTCGGTCCGGAGCCGCCGATCAGTTCCATCGCCTCCGGACTGGTCGCGTAGGACATGATGCGGACCTTTAGCTGGCCCAGATCACCGGCGCGGCGGAAGGTCTGCCAGTTTTCGATAGAGGTGCCCATATCGGCAACAGCGGTGATGCCGTTTTCAAGCAGGATGCGCTGCGACATTGCCAGGGCGGCGTCACGATCCTTGGGACGCGGTGCCGGAACCACCGCATTGATGTAATTCTCGGCGGCATCGACAAACACGCCGGTCGCTTCACCATCGGCAGAACGGATAATACGGCCCCCTTCGGGATCGGGTGTGTCGGCATCGACGCCCGCGAGGGTGATCGCAGCGGAGTTTGCCCATCCAGCGTGGCCATCGACCCGGTTCAGCCAGACGGGGCGGTCCGAAACGACCGAGTCCAACTCGGCAGCGGTTGGGAACCGGCCCAGTCCCCATTTTTCCTGATTCCAGCCACGGCCCAGAATCCAAGGTCGGCCAGGATTCTCTTCCGCAAATTGCTTCACCTTGGCGAGCGCGTCCTCGAGCGATGACGTGTCGGACAGGTCAAGCGTCAGCGCGCCGAAACCGATCTGCAAGACGTGTACGTGCGCGTCGATCAGGCCGGGAAGCATGACCTTGCCTTCGCCGTCCATCGCAAAATCGATATCGGTCGGGCGTGCGTCGCCGCGTTCGAGAACCTGCGTGATGCGACCTTCATCGTCGAACACGATGCCGGTGAAACGCTGAACTGCGCCGTCTTCACCGATAGTGACGCCATCGACATTGTCGACGAGCGTGTCGGCGGAGGCGGGAAGGGCCGTCAGAGCGGCAAGCGCCGCCAGTGCGGAAGTGAACGTCCGGATCATGGGTTTCCTTGTCATTTCTTGATCTGAGGCAAGCGCGTGATGAGCGCGCTCGTGTCGCGGCGCCCGCCACCTTGCGCCTGCACATCGGCATAGAATTGGTCGACCAGTGCACTGATCGGTGATGACAGGCCGAGCCGTTTGGCTTCATCGAGCGCGTAGCCCAAATCCTTGCGCATCCAGTCGATGGCGAAGCCGAAATCGAACTCGCCTGCGGTCATGGTCGCCCAGCGATTGTCCATCTGCCAGCTCTGCGCCGCGCCTCCGGATATCGCTTCATAGGTCTTGTCGAGATCGAGCCCAGCCGCTTCGGCCAGCCGGATTGCTTCGGACAGGCCGCCAAGCACGCCTGCAATACACATCTGGTTTGCCATCTTGGCAGTCTGGCCTGCGCCGGTCGGTCCGACATGGACGATGGATTTGGCGTAGCATTGCATCACCGGTTCAGCGCGCGCCATGGCCTCGGCAGTTCCGCCGCACATGATCGCAAGCTGCCCGTTCTCCGCGCCAGCTTGTCCGCCGGACACAGGGGCATCGACTGCCGCAATCCCCAGCGCGCCGCACTTGGCCGCGAGCTGGCGCGCCATATCGGCGGAGACCGTTGTGTGATCGACCAACAGCGATCCCTTACGCATGGTCGTCAGCACGCCGTCGTCGCCAAGCGTCACCGCTTCCAGGTCTTCGTCGTTCCCGACGCAGGTGAAGACAATCTCAGCGTCTCTGGCCGCCGCTGCCGGGGTTGCTGCAAAAGCAACCTCCAATCCTTCGCCCGACCACCGTTCGTGCCAGCGTTCGGCGCGTTCGGGAGACCGGTTATAGGCCGTTACCATATGGCCGGCACGGGCGAGGTGGCCGGTCATCGGACCGCCCATCACGCCCAGGCCGATAAAGGCTACTCGCTTGCTTTCGCTCATGCTTGCCGCCCTAGTCATTAAAGCCCGCCTTGCCAACGCGTGTACAATCTCTTGGCAATTGCTTCGAGCCGTTGCCCTGGCGTCGCGGAGCGCCTAATCCGGCGCCCCTATGAGCACCAAACCAGCCTCAGCCGTAATGGCC
This window encodes:
- a CDS encoding NAD(P)-dependent oxidoreductase; the encoded protein is MSESKRVAFIGLGVMGGPMTGHLARAGHMVTAYNRSPERAERWHERWSGEGLEVAFAATPAAAARDAEIVFTCVGNDEDLEAVTLGDDGVLTTMRKGSLLVDHTTVSADMARQLAAKCGALGIAAVDAPVSGGQAGAENGQLAIMCGGTAEAMARAEPVMQCYAKSIVHVGPTGAGQTAKMANQMCIAGVLGGLSEAIRLAEAAGLDLDKTYEAISGGAAQSWQMDNRWATMTAGEFDFGFAIDWMRKDLGYALDEAKRLGLSSPISALVDQFYADVQAQGGGRRDTSALITRLPQIKK
- a CDS encoding amidohydrolase, with product MIRTFTSALAALAALTALPASADTLVDNVDGVTIGEDGAVQRFTGIVFDDEGRITQVLERGDARPTDIDFAMDGEGKVMLPGLIDAHVHVLQIGFGALTLDLSDTSSLEDALAKVKQFAEENPGRPWILGRGWNQEKWGLGRFPTAAELDSVVSDRPVWLNRVDGHAGWANSAAITLAGVDADTPDPEGGRIIRSADGEATGVFVDAAENYINAVVPAPRPKDRDAALAMSQRILLENGITAVADMGTSIENWQTFRRAGDLGQLKVRIMSYATSPEAMELIGGSGPTPWLYDDKLRLNGIKLYLDGALGSRGATLKQPYEDEPSTSGLPLLRPAQLRNLMSRAALENFQTAIHAIGDAANSDVLMAIEELSDTYTGDRRWRIEHAQIVDPTELERFGKHGVIASMQPLHQTSDRTMAEARLGPDRLGGAYAWRSVLEAGGMLAFGSDAPVEPADVFAGIAVAISRTDENGQPFGGWRAQETVSREQALKAFTADAAFAGFADGRFGRLVPGERADFLLVDRDPMLASPSDIRETRIHEVWVGGERVLAN